The Tubulanus polymorphus chromosome 1, tnTubPoly1.2, whole genome shotgun sequence genome contains a region encoding:
- the LOC141914331 gene encoding GSK3B-interacting protein-like — translation MDDSEYHEKILVVEVSEAIKEIKFAVEHVEMSKKLPSTEQTVYFNMKTKEKDEFCVELSVQGFRIAGKEFDIIDDYKSRYYETIYALLDHVSPGYRNTFGDALTAKLNILKDKTDTNSSQDDR, via the exons ATGGATGATAGCGAATATCATGAAAAGATTCTTGTTGTTGAAGTATCTGAAGCTATAAAGGAAATCAAATTCGCTGTTGAACATGTGGAGATGTCAAAAAAGTTACCGTCAACGGAACAAACTGtttatttcaatatgaaaacGAAGGAAAAAGATGAATTTTGTGTTGAATTATCAGTTCAAGGTTTTCGG ATTGCTGGTAAAGAGTTTGATATAATCGATGACTACAAATCCAGATATTATGAAACAATTTATGCGTTACTGGATCATGTAAGTCCTGGTTATAGAAATACATTCGGCGATGCACTGACTGCTAAATTAAACATACTAAAGGACAAAACAGATACAAACTCTTCACAGGATGATAGATAA